In Mugil cephalus isolate CIBA_MC_2020 chromosome 19, CIBA_Mcephalus_1.1, whole genome shotgun sequence, the genomic stretch GATGTAATGGTTAGTGACACCGACTCGATAGGCTCCTAATTAGCGCACtcaataaaatatttcttgatccttttgttttgtgttgcccTGCTGGAGCTTTCAGTAACGTCTTCAAGAGCGGCACTGCCCAAAAATTGAAGCCAGTGTGGAGAAAACAGCGGTCGTCTGAGCAGCGACAAGCCGGCATTATCAGAGGCAGCGAGAGGGATGCGGGGGCAATCATCACTGCTGGTTGGAACAAATTTGTCGGGGCAGTAATCTTGAGTGGGTGTCCGGGAGCGGGGAGTAAGAGGGTGTTTACTGCACTGAGAATCTCATTTCTCCCCAATTGCTCACAACAGACAGAGGCAGAGCCAAAAAAGTAAACCAAAAGACGTCACACAATATATTAATAGCAGCatttgaggaaaataaaatggtggACTAGAagcttcaaaaaaaacaaaaaaaaacactctaatATGTTTAGCTACTAACTAAACATGTGAAATTGTGTAAGTTACAGTACGATAGGTACTCATTTGTATCTTACCCCGCTGCTTATCTCCCTAGTGTCTCACTTCaaccttctctgtctctccagaTGAGTTCAAGTCCTTTCTGAAGAGGCTGCCCTCCACTCATTTCCTGCCCATCAGCAGTGTGCATCTTCTGTGGGGCAGCGACTGGGACCTCCAGGCCCGCTACCGGCTCCTTCAAAGCTCCCTGGAGATCCAGCGACTCAAGATCCAGCGCACCGCCCGCAAGCTCTTTGGCCTCAGCATCCGCTGTCACCACAACCCCAACCACCAGATGCCTAGGGAGAGGTGGGTAGAAATATCGCTTGCACACTATGCTGGAAATTAGACGTGGATTGATATTTTTAGACATTAACAAGCGCCGGCAAGAGACGATGTGGAAAGAGTGACACCTTTCAGGGAAATTTCCCCCTCACGTTGATGTAtggggtttatttttattgttgcttcGTGAAGCATGCACAGTAAGGGTGTCATCCATTATAGATTCTAACGTATGGTTCTGTTGTTTCTGTCCATCAAGTCGACTTAGTGCTGAGGCTTGCATATGCCCAAAACACTCTAGCTCACTCTTGTATTTCACTTTGCAGCCTGAACAGAAATGTAGCTGTGGGAGTTTTCTTGATAGGTCATCGCACACATCTGTCACCACCTACTGCAGCTGCGGCTTAAGAGCCTTGCTGCGGATGTGCCACGGTGTCGGTACTGCACGAAACGCCAGGAATTTGCCCCATCCACTGTAGCGAATATCAGAAAACACTATGCAAAGTATGCAAAGTTTCTGGCTGCCACATGAAACGCCCCCAAAACTGTTCCATGTTAGACTATGTCGGCGTAGGAATGGAAACAGAATCcgtaaaatattcatttaagtGGTCTGAAAATGAGCCGTTGTCAACTGTCACCGACGGAAAAAGGAGCACACCCACATTTGTATGAGGGAGTTGGCAAAGGTTTGTTCTGAAGTGTTATCAAAGAGCTGCAGTATGCGCTTCCTCTTCCGTGGAGTACGCATCAAGAGTGCCTGATGGCGTTGGAAATAAGAGCagcatgtttatttgtttccttgtgCGAGACAGCTTTGCATCAGACGgaggatttatttgttttcatcgtggctgtgtgtgcatgtatgtgcgCTTTGCATACACGCCTGAGCGGAACAAAAGTGGCCTCACACAGAGTTGGAGAACTAATTCTCCAACAGCGCTCAATGTTATATTTTCACAAGGTACAGAGTTGCAGCTGTAGCAGAGAGTGTCATTTTCTTAAGGTTGTTGATGAAAATGTTGATAAACTCATCGTCATACTTACCCTTCACTACACCGTCACAGTTGATTTGCCGCATGCATGTCATTAGCCAGTTACGCTACGAATCTCTTAGGATCTTCCTGCCTCCACTCTCGCCCGCTGATTCAAGCCAAGTACCCCCCATCACCAACAGAGACTCCAAACATTACCTCTTCTCTGGGCAGGCTGATCTGAGGATGAGGGAATTGAGGCAAAACTGAAGGCCCATATTGCATCACTCCAAGTGTTTTCAATGTGCACGCCAACCACCTCGGGGAGGCCTTCCAGCATATCTTCAACCTGCCAGTGAGGCAGCAGAGGGTGCTGATGaagatgtgagaaaaaaaaaaaaaaaaaaaaaaaaaaaacatctcgcCCAGCCCCAGTGGCGAAGAAAACTGAGCACCGGGGCTCTAAATGACAGCCAGACAAATCCCTTGTGAGAGACCATTTGGATCCCCTCCAGTTCATATATTAGGCCCACAATGGGGACTGTGACGTAGACGTCCACCTGCTACTTGGAGAGGTGCTGAGAGCGTTGTGGTTGTTGACTTCTCCAATGATTTCCAGACTCCTCTGCAGGGATAATTTTCCCAAGCTGTCCGCATGGATCTCAGATTACCTTACCACAGCACTATAACAGTTTTTAACATTAGCCAGCTGTGGATGGTGGAAACATATTGGTCAATTGTAAGATGGGGGCGTATGGTCTTGAATACTTATTACACTAGAAGAATACTGTTGTATGTGGGAAACCACACTCCCAGATTTATTAACATAAGCCAGAAGAATGCAGTATTGGAGCCTGGACTGCCGATATGCAATACAAAGGGAACTTGTCTCTTCTATAAAGGCTATGCCAATTGTTTGCAATGtgctgcagagagagggaaaaataaaagagaaaaggcaaAGTAAATCCTTCGGTGATTATTTGTTGCCAAGGCAACACACTTAAAGCCAGTTCTACCATTGAGTTATACTTGGCCTTGTgagtaaattatatatatatatttttataaccTGGCTGCTTAATAAACCATATTTAGGTTGCGCGCATAGCTAGTGCACACAATGTATCTGTAGCCAAGTTAGAAATAAAGGTAGTGTAGTTATATACTCGGTGATAATGCATTCTCAAAGTCTCAATTTATTTCATAATTCTCATATacaacattaacatgaaacccATATTAAACCACTCCTAGCCAGCTTTTAGTTTAATTACATTGTGGATGCAACAGAGCACAAAGGAAGTTATTTATTACAGAGTGCAATTATTATAATGTGGACTTGTTATCAAGCTAAActtatcaagatttttttttaaatcatgctGCCCCTTTACCATTGCTTTATGAATAAAGTTGGCAAGTAGACATACATTCGTAAATATAATGTAAGCGAAGAACCAAATGTATTGTGGTTTGACCATAATTATGATTGCACATTACCAAATTGTAATTGTTATAGGTTTACCTCACCACAAGGCATGTTTTCACTGCAAGCATCATAAATTACCGCAGTGAATGTTCATTGCGGAAACCTAAATGGAGTTGCTCTTGCATTTCCGGTAATGAGCACAGCGGCTCGCTTCAACTCGAATGAACATAACAGTTTATCTTTGGTATAAATGATTAATGGTGGCAGATAATGAAGTAGCATCACTCCCAGCCAAGTCATTTGCATGCAGTCTTTGCACTGGCTTTAATTATTCATGGTTAAAGTCAAGCATACTTACAAATATGAATGTAGCTGCTGTATATTAAAGTAGCCACCGTTTGACATTGCAAATCGTGCGTTTCTTAAATATATTCTGGGCAAAGTGGTTTATGCTACTGATATCTTATCACATGTAATTCTAAGTGTACCGCTCCATCTCTCACATGTTTGTCAAaatcttgttgttgttagttTGATTCTCTGATCCACCTAGAtttccttcctctgctctgATACTGTCCTATTCTCTCGTCTTTTTCTTGCACCAACATGCAATTACAGGGATCTTTGATCTCGCTGCCAGAGCTGGTGAAAGCCTCTTTTTTGCATCATGCAAATGAACATACAAGTTGATAGAACACcaacaaattaagaaaaatcGCAGATTCATTCaaagaacacagaaaacaacaaataacaaaccTGATATGAAAAATTCTTTCTTCATTTGAATACAAAGAGAACGGAATGGACAGAATGGCCCTGATCAAACCAGTAAGAGATAAATAACACctttcaattttcaatttttcTCAAGTTCTCAGAAACTTTTGTAAggattcattatttgtttttacatgaaaactTGTTGTTTGatatgattcattttattgatttcgCCTGTTGCCTGATTTGTGTCCTggatatgaaataaataaataagacctatgaatatatttatattatacacTATATGTTCTGTTCGGTCCTTGATCttaaatttatgttttaaattacattaatcaATTCTCGCCAGAGTCCATATAGAATAATGGCATTAGTTCTAGTCAggttacattacattttaaaaggtaCAATAAAGTCTTCATCCTCTCCAATTAATCAATGCCGCTGAGCTCCTTGCAGTCTTTGTTCctccacagagaaagaaacGTCTTACTGTTTGCCGATGATTCATTGTTCTACATTCAAAAccactttaaatgttttgggAGTAAAATCAGAATGTATAGCTTTACCTTCTCAAAGAAAACTCATTATATAGCAACTATTACTCCACTATTATTaccatttcttttaaatatttaggtATGAgtgatataaaaagaaatacatattCATGGATGATGGAGAATGCATTGGGATTATGAAATAGCAATGAGCACTTGTAGCTGAATAGAATATATTAATATCGTGTTGGTGGGGTGAAAATGTGCTTTGCATGCACGCGTGCACCTGTGGGACAGCGTCATCACACATTGTGCTCCTATTGTCCTGTAAAGGTGATATTTATTGGATTTATATGGGTATAACGTGGTGTCTTTGGGGCTCCATCAAAATGCACTGTCATCCATCATAGTTATTGCTTAAGTTCATTTACATGTCAAACTAACCTTGACCAGCCATCCTCTGAAAGACCTGGATTCAGAATTCCCCTCCAGTAGTAAGAAAAGTTCCAGTACTGTCAAGATGACAAGGAAAGATGCCTGAGGGGGaaaagataagacaagataGGAATAGCAAGTAATAGCTTCCACCTCTGGGAAATAACGGAACTCCTCCCttctgaagaaaataaattattctatTCCCTGAATAGAcgtaaatgtactgtatgttgtaTATGGTTcgattatattatattcatattatattatattcatattatatccaacatatgtattttttttttctatcaagtCAAGCATTGTCTTCATGTCAGTATAGTTGAGTCAATTTGTTAAGAAGACgatgatttttacattttctgctAATAATTAATGCTTCTACCtcatctttctccatcttcccTCTCCCTAGGTCCGTGATGCAGTGGCTCAACAGGGTTCAGTCTTTCCTCTACTGCAATGAGAATGGGTTTTGGGGGACCTTCCTGGAGAGCCAAAGGACATGTGTGTGCCACACTGGTGTCACACTGTGCCAGCGGCCCATCCCATGTGTCATAGGTGGAAACAACAGCTGTGCCATGTGCAGCCTGGCCAACATTTCGCAATGTGGCTCCTGCAACAAGGGCTACAAGTTGTACCGAGGTCGCTGTGAGCCCCAGAATGTGGACTCAGAACGCAGCGAGCAGTTCATCAGCTTTGAAACTGATCTGGACTTTCAGGACCTGGAACTTAAGTACCTGTTGCAGAAAATGGATTCAAGATTGTACATTCACACTACTTTCATAAGTAATGAGATCCGACTTGAGACATTCTTTGACCCGCGATGGCGTAAGCGCATGTCCCTGACTCtcaaaagtaacaaaaaccGGATGGACTACCTCCACATGATAATCGGTTTATCAATGAAGATCTGCCAGATGCGAAATAGCAGCATTGACCCCATGTTCTTTGTTTATGTCAACCCATTTAGTGGTAGCCACTCAGAAGGCTGGAGCATGCCCTTCGGTGAACATGGATACCCTCGCTGGGAAAAAGTACGCCTGCAGAACTCACAGTGCTTCAACTGGACTCTCCTGCTGGGTAATCGGTGGAAGACCTTCTTTGAGACGGTGCACATTTACCTACGCAGCCGTGCCAAGATCCCAACCGGCCTCCGTAACGACACAGGCCCAGTGGATCTCGGAGATCCTAACAAGCGCCAGATCTACATAAAAATCTCTGATATCCAAGTGTTCGGTTACAGCCTGCGCTTTAACGCCGACCTGCTTCGTAGTGCTGTGCAGCAGGTTAACCAGTCGTACACACAAGGAAATCAGTTCTACTCATCCTCATCTGTTATGCTCCTGTTACTGGACATTAGGGATCGGATTAACCGCCTAGCGCCTCCATCTGCACCTGGCAAACCCCAGCTGGACCTCTTCTCTTGTATGCTAAAGCATAGGCTCAAGCTCAACAACAGCGAGATGATTCGAGTGAATCATGCCTTGGACATGTACAGCACAGAGATACTAAAACAATCAGATCACCTGACTGCTAAACTCTGCTGAACGTAACATTAACATAAGGACAgcaaactaaacagaaataCCCATCAACTGAACTATGAGGGGATattaatcttaatttttttgttctcttttttttcatttttcgaCCTTTTCTGCCTTTTGATGTAATATTAACTTTGTAAGCATAATTcttaaagagaaaaaggaaaaggcagtGATGAAAAGCTTTTCTGGCAGATCAAGAAGAATAATGGAACCACTATAAAGACTGTATCATATTTGTCCCAGCATGTCTGTAATTCCctaaaagaagttaaaaaaaaaaaaaaaaaaaaagtgagagaaaaaaaattaaatctatgTACTGGTGAAAAAGAGGCCTTGATTTTACTCCGAGGGATCAAAGGTTATATCTGAAACTGCCATTctttattgagaaaaaaaaaatacatttttaaaaggaataATGATATAACACGAGGGCAGACCagatatcattttatttcagctaATGTGCAAAATATTTCAGACATAACGGacagtttaatattaaaaatgtttatacATCGTAAGGATTAAATAGCCCTAGTGAGTAAGTAGTCAACACATTACTTATAGACTCTTTATTACATTTCAGACCCACAGTGAATCTGCATTGCTCTTTGTGAGTTATGAGGCACTCTGTCATTGTTCTGACACATAAGGCACACAGCAGGGCAGTAATGGATAGTCATGTCAAGTAACAAAAGCCAGctgtttatatatacatatatatgtgagtgaatgtgtgtgtgtgagggagagtcTGCGCGtgtatatctttttttttttcctttttatttttttggcttgaCGCTTATCGCTGTTTGTTAATCGAATGTGTCATTTGCGATTGACTCCAGTCTTTGCTGAATCTTGCATTTTGGAGCGCTTCTTCTT encodes the following:
- the brinp1 gene encoding BMP/retinoic acid-inducible neural-specific protein 1 encodes the protein MNWRFIEVICFLFIWDHITVQSSRQDPLATEQHVTKQYDWLISDRGPFHHSRSYLSFVERFRQGFTTRYKIYREFARWKVRNTAIERRDLIRNPVPLMPEFQRSVRLLGRRPTTQQFIDTIIKKYGTHILISATLGGEEALTMYLAKNKLDRKLVNATQNVEALHQLASSYFIDRDGTMRKLHEIQISTNAIKVTETRTGPLGCSSYDNLDSVSSILLQSPESKLHLQGLQVIFPEYLQEKFVQSALSYIMCNGEGEYVCHNNQCICQCAEEYPQCNCPITDIQIMENTLLGMSESWAASYKDFENSDEFKSFLKRLPSTHFLPISSVHLLWGSDWDLQARYRLLQSSLEIQRLKIQRTARKLFGLSIRCHHNPNHQMPRERSVMQWLNRVQSFLYCNENGFWGTFLESQRTCVCHTGVTLCQRPIPCVIGGNNSCAMCSLANISQCGSCNKGYKLYRGRCEPQNVDSERSEQFISFETDLDFQDLELKYLLQKMDSRLYIHTTFISNEIRLETFFDPRWRKRMSLTLKSNKNRMDYLHMIIGLSMKICQMRNSSIDPMFFVYVNPFSGSHSEGWSMPFGEHGYPRWEKVRLQNSQCFNWTLLLGNRWKTFFETVHIYLRSRAKIPTGLRNDTGPVDLGDPNKRQIYIKISDIQVFGYSLRFNADLLRSAVQQVNQSYTQGNQFYSSSSVMLLLLDIRDRINRLAPPSAPGKPQLDLFSCMLKHRLKLNNSEMIRVNHALDMYSTEILKQSDHLTAKLC